TGTAACCAGCTCCCCTCATCTGTTGCCTTTTAACAACTggtaaatattatatttcaaagtTTTTTAATCCACGTACATAGATCTATATTTGTATCAGGTAAACAGAAGGAATCTCCTGGATTGAGTGACATGACACTTAACCATACAGTGATCCAGAATTATATGATTGGGAGAAAAACTTATGCTTCTTTATAGAACTCGTTCTCTGTTGTGTTCCTTAGAATTCTTTTCAAATGTGTTGATTCTATTTTGTAAGCAAGTCGATGGGAATGATCTGATTATCACCTGTTgatgatatttataatcatcTCTGCTGGTTATTTGGTCTGGCTAATGTTGTTTTGGAGATGATATTGCTTTctatttcattatattcatTTGTGTGGCATGGAGATTATAGGAGCCTACCTGTTTGTTCAGGCTTTCCTCTGGGCTTTTAGTGTATGAAATTATGGATAACCACTGGAGTACCAAATTACGCACGCAAATGCAATGAAAAAGAGAACTGAGGGAGTTCATAATctaaaatgtgtttttataACCATACTGTTTTCTAGAAATATAAAGTTGCTACTGAAAATggttttctttctttgaaGGAAATCTTCCTTTTCTGCTTACTATCTTTCTCATCTTCTTGTTCGATACCAttggtaaattttattttatgtgtggCACTTTGGGGGTGGAAATGATATTGCAGGTATACCACTCCAGTTTCGTTGACGTTGAAGACATTTCTAAAGCATGTGGTTGCCCTCTACTGCCCCTAAAAAGCCACATTAAAGGACCAGCTCCAGTCTCAGAACAAGGTCAGGATCACCCTTATTGCTGAAAATTGTCAAACTGAATGTATTATAATCAACTGTATTTTGTGTTGTGCGCAGATAGCACTGATATTGTGGATGAGGCGATTACATTCTTTCGTGCCAATGTCTTTTTCAGAAACTTTGACATTAAGAGTCCAGCTGATAAGCTTCTTATCTACTTAACATTCTACATAAATCTTGCTCTGAAGAGGCTAGAAGGCTGCCGGACATTGGCTGAAGGAACTAAAGCAATTATCAATCTTGGACTGGAAAAGGTCCCTGTGCCCGGGGAGCATGGATTCCCATTTCCAGGACTATTTTCACAGCCACAGTCTGAAGATGAAGCAGGTAAAATAATGTCATGCAGCACAATGAGGCATATCATGTGAATCTTGTTTATTAGGCCAGATTTAGAGATATTATCTTACTGCCCTCTTTCCTTCCTTTTAGTATTCCTTATGCCGTCTTCAAAGAAATCTTCTAATCATATCTGATATCACTGTGTCTGAACTTCTATTATTACATAGTGGTTTGTAATGCTGCCTCTGATCTTCATCCTTGTACTCCATCTAAGATTGAAAAGGGAGGTTTTGGTCTCACAAGATGTTACTTATCTTTAAAAATACCCTATGAACAAATATTGAATACTGAGGACTTAGACCGAGATGTTAGAGTTTAATTTTGGTGAATACTGGCAGGTTGCATGCCatacatttattttgcttACTATGTGCCTGAATCATTTTTTGGAATTCTATGACATGTGAATGCAGAGCTCTTCAGAAATTACTTGAAGCAGATACGCGAAGAAACAAGTGGAAGATTATTGAGTGTGGCGTATCGATCCAATGGAACTCCAAACAAATGGTGGTTAGCATTTGCCAAAAGAAAGTTCATGAATGTCATCACACCATGAACAGAGGCAACGACAGCACAGCAGACTCAACTAGTAACAATCCATGTGTTTCTAGGTGGAGTTACATGGCCTGTTTTCCATGTGATCATGTGTTGGTTTctttaatgaattattttgttagataGTAAAAATGTAGCTTTAGCCATACACAAATAAAGGAGAGCCATGTAGAAACCTGTTGAGATATATTGCAGACTTTCTTAAAGTTCATTGTAATTGATTACCAACATAATTGATCTTCTCTCCTTGGGTCTTCTTTATgagtttgttatttgtttgtttatttttttcatatgatGATCTTTTGGTTTGAGATATGGAAAATTGTGCTGCTTTGATGCGTCGATCACCGTTTTGCAGCTAACGCCACTGACACTGCTGCCCCAACCTCCGCAATGCAGCCGTCGAGCCTTGCCCCACACCACTTTTGCGGCCCTGTAAGTTCATGGCGTTGTTGACCcaaaaaaacttttaaaaaatattttatcctaCTGACTACTAGTCTTGCTTCAACTTTTGCAGACTATGATGGCATAATTTGGTAgaaattttctctttattataatattgcaATTGCCTTAAATCAACTTTTCCAAAATATCTATGGTCCCAATCACGAATCTTAAACATTGCCAACCTGAAATTAATTGAGGCCAAAAGAGAACACAGCTGTATttgcttatatttataatcttTTGGGGAAGAAAATGGTTTGCTGAGTTGGGATGTAGGGTAAGGGTATTACTACTAAAAGCTACGGACAGCGCCCATCCATGCTAAAATGTGAACATTCATGTTCATTTCTGTGTAGTCATTGATTGTGTCGTTATCTAATTTTTCAATCTAGTGGagcaagttagttataacttcTTTCACATgtctcaaaaaataaaaaactttttcCCAACAAGTTGCAGTGTTTATAACCGAAGACATTCCAGGAATGGTTGAGTATAATCAAACAACTTTGGAAGCACAAACTTGGCAAATCAAAGTGGAATAAATCACTTCACATCAACTATAATTCACAATTCACATCAAGTACAATTCCTACATGTCAAGACTATCCTAAAAAGAATacaataccaaacaaaatttcaacccCAACTAacattctttctttcttctcttaaTTTTGGGCATATATTGTACAAAGAATCCTATAATTTCATATGCTACACCAAATTGGACTTGGTCAATTTAATCTCGTGCCAGAGATGGAAACCTGGGAACACACCTGCACACTAAATCAAGCTTGAGAACGATGACGTCAGCATGTACGGGGCGTTCGCTATAGGGCTGCGCTGGCAAGCCAGCTCGTGGATGTCTCTAACAATGTCGAACACTGCATTTGGCTGCGCGAGTCTCAGTGCGTTCTCAGACATTTTCATGAGCTCGTCTTTCTTTGTGCTGAACCATTCTGCCACAATCTTCGCTGTTTCCTTGGGCTTCCTAGTGAACATGCCCGCCCCATTGTCAACTACATACGGAACGTTTCCTTTCTCCTGTTGTTACCATGTGAAGTGAATGTAGATGAGTTAGGGGAGGTTAAAATTAAAGAGGTGAGATTTCGTTTAACCTACCTGTCCAGGAATGTAGTCGTTTAGAACGATGGGAAGGCCTCGTATCAATGCCTCTGCAATGGTGCCCGGTCCGGCCTATAAAACATGGTAAATTTCTCATTAACAATGAGGCGATGAAAGGGGTGTACTAGAGTCATGATATGAAAGTATAAAGTTACATACTTTAGTGATAATGCAGTCACAAGCACCCATCCATTTCTGCATCTGCTTCTCAAATCCTCTAACCTACATTGTAGTATAACTTCGGATAAGTTTTTGTCGAAACTTCACTAACCTTAGATTCTTGAAGAAGAGATTCAGTTACCTTGACTGGAATTTTCCATTCGGTGGACTGTAAGGTGGCGGCTAGATCTTGATTGCGGCCACAGATGATTATGAGCTGCCCTATTGGCCTCTCGTGTTCTTTATCGAATAGTGACTCTCCAAGAGCAAATGCTGTCTTCTTCACAGGGCCCATCCCCTCTCCGCCTCCCATCAACAAAACGGCTGGCAGCAGCGGATCCATCTCAAGCTCGACTCTCAAATCATCCTACATCGAAGAAGAGttcaagaaaaaggaaatgaaacaAGAGTTCGTCAACATTACCCTATGACTGGAAAATTTTAGGGGAGGTCTAGTCCACTCTAAAAATGTTAGGACTTGACTGCAAGAGTTCGTAGATTGGGTCGAATGTGCAACAATGTCTGAGGTTTGTAATTTAATCAGCAGATTATCTCATGTAAAACCGCTACCTTTGATAGAATTGCTCTGCAGAAGGAAGGCCTAATGGGCAAGCCGTATACGCGAGTTTGAGATATGTCTAGGCCATCTAGCACCGCCCTCTTTGCTACAGCCTCTGAGGGGCAGTACAGTCGATCCACTAATGGATGAAACCTTAAAGAATATCCCATATCAGTAATACAATCGTTGAGTCCTCGGCTCCAACAAATGAAATGAGGTCCTTACCATGTGCGGTGGCAAGTGCTGAGGTCAGTAATAACAGTTACAAAGAAGACCTTTTTCTGCAGGCCTTGCCATTTGAGCACCCATAGCGGAATGTGCTGCATGAGCGGGTGAACGCTTATAATGATATCGGGTTTGTACTCCATTAGGCCTGCCTCTACCTCCCTTGCAAACCACAAAACATGAATTATCAAGAAActgcaaatgaaaatggatAGGAAACTACATAGCTAAGTGTGGtcatcaaatcaatttcaagAACAGTCTACCAACTTTAGGGCATGATGAGTGGACTGATCTAAATTCGAGACTGAAAGCTAAAGAGGGATTAATAGGGCAGAGGCATTCGTACTTGGCATAGAAGGCAGCAATAGCTGCAAGATAGATGGAGTGTATCCATCTCGGAGAAGTTCCATGGAATGCAAATTTCCAAAGCTGGACGTGTTTGACCATGAACTTGTACTGCCCCTCCATATCATTTAGTGGCCACCCAGTATACTCCTTCCACACATCTTTCACGTATATCTGCATATGAATCATTCAAAtgaatacattaaaaaaatataatccattttTGGCTTTTACACTACACATACAAAAGGTCTTTTTAAGACTACGAAATTCAGCATGCTCTACCCAGGAAACGAAAAAACAGAGATGATCACGACGCATCACTATATGATAAATCGACCCACATCACAATCAAGACAAGAACCATCCATGAGTTCCAAACCTCTTTTTCTTGGCATTGAATTTCAATAACCATCTATATAGTTCATCATAGAATATCAAAACGACTAAAGGTGGGATTTTTAGGAAATGAATCACATAAAGATTGTTAATCATTCTCACCTACAGACGTATATAAACAAGAAACATGACAAAGGCTATAATCTTTTAATTCCCATGGCCTCAAAACATAACTTCTACAATCAAaaccaaacatccaacaacacatacataaaatggcaatttgaaaagaaaaaaaggctAACCCTGTATTCATCGCCGTATTCGAGCTGGAAGGCGTCCCTGATGGACTCGGCGGAGGCACGGTGGCCGCCGCCGGTATCGCTCATGAGAATGAGGACAGTCTTGGCCCTCTCGGCGCCAATCTGCTCGAGCTCCATGTttccatcttcatcatcatctttttcGGTGTGTTTGAGCCTTTTGTAATTGGTGGCGCCCCCAAATCCGTACACCCCAACTCTTTCGAAAACCTTGTTTATGGCATTCGAATCCTTGGTTGAATCCGCCTTCACCAtcatatctatatatacaaaatatatatagatatggAGATTTCTCtatgtatatacaatttttttttatcagagGT
The nucleotide sequence above comes from Salvia hispanica cultivar TCC Black 2014 chromosome 5, UniMelb_Shisp_WGS_1.0, whole genome shotgun sequence. Encoded proteins:
- the LOC125187480 gene encoding actin-related protein 2/3 complex subunit 3, translated to MVYHSSFVDVEDISKACGCPLLPLKSHIKGPAPVSEQDSTDIVDEAITFFRANVFFRNFDIKSPADKLLIYLTFYINLALKRLEGCRTLAEGTKAIINLGLEKVPVPGEHGFPFPGLFSQPQSEDEAELFRNYLKQIREETSGRLLSVAYRSNGTPNKWWLAFAKRKFMNVITP
- the LOC125187479 gene encoding monogalactosyldiacylglycerol synthase 2, chloroplastic-like, whose protein sequence is MMVKADSTKDSNAINKVFERVGVYGFGGATNYKRLKHTEKDDDEDGNMELEQIGAERAKTVLILMSDTGGGHRASAESIRDAFQLEYGDEYRIYVKDVWKEYTGWPLNDMEGQYKFMVKHVQLWKFAFHGTSPRWIHSIYLAAIAAFYAKEVEAGLMEYKPDIIISVHPLMQHIPLWVLKWQGLQKKVFFVTVITDLSTCHRTWFHPLVDRLYCPSEAVAKRAVLDGLDISQTRVYGLPIRPSFCRAILSKDDLRVELEMDPLLPAVLLMGGGEGMGPVKKTAFALGESLFDKEHERPIGQLIIICGRNQDLAATLQSTEWKIPVKVRGFEKQMQKWMGACDCIITKAGPGTIAEALIRGLPIVLNDYIPGQEKGNVPYVVDNGAGMFTRKPKETAKIVAEWFSTKKDELMKMSENALRLAQPNAVFDIVRDIHELACQRSPIANAPYMLTSSFSSLI